A section of the Ruania halotolerans genome encodes:
- the map gene encoding type I methionyl aminopeptidase, with protein MFGQRRIELKTHDQIRVMRRAGLVVADVHDAVRTALDPGARTRELNDVAAAVLERAGAASNFLGYHGFPGVICVSVNDEVVHGIPGERVLAEGDVVSVDAGAIVDGWHADAAFTAVVGEADPTDRGLVDLTDAALWAGIAALARGGRLGVVGDAVEDVVASGDREFGIVREYVGHGIGTQMHQPPDVLNYRSGHRGVKIKPGLCVAIEPMISAGSGETEVLADDWTVVTTDGSRAAHAEHSVAVHENGVWVLTARDGGAAGLAPHGVSPVPLD; from the coding sequence ATGTTCGGGCAGCGACGAATCGAGCTGAAGACTCACGATCAGATTCGAGTGATGCGGCGGGCGGGACTCGTCGTGGCCGATGTTCACGACGCGGTGCGAACCGCTCTCGATCCCGGTGCGCGTACGCGGGAGTTGAACGATGTCGCGGCGGCCGTTCTCGAGAGGGCCGGGGCTGCGTCGAATTTTCTCGGATATCACGGTTTTCCGGGCGTCATCTGCGTCTCCGTGAACGACGAAGTGGTGCACGGGATCCCTGGGGAACGAGTGCTCGCTGAGGGTGATGTGGTCTCAGTGGACGCTGGCGCGATCGTCGATGGTTGGCACGCAGACGCCGCGTTCACGGCCGTCGTCGGTGAGGCCGACCCCACCGATCGAGGACTGGTCGATCTCACTGACGCTGCTCTGTGGGCGGGTATTGCGGCGCTGGCGCGCGGGGGCCGACTCGGCGTGGTCGGCGATGCCGTCGAGGATGTCGTGGCATCCGGAGATCGGGAATTCGGAATCGTGCGGGAGTACGTCGGGCACGGAATCGGCACCCAGATGCACCAGCCGCCCGATGTGCTCAATTATCGTTCCGGCCACCGTGGCGTCAAGATTAAGCCTGGTTTGTGCGTCGCGATCGAGCCGATGATCTCCGCCGGCAGCGGTGAGACCGAGGTACTTGCCGACGACTGGACTGTGGTGACCACGGACGGATCCCGGGCGGCGCATGCGGAGCATTCGGTCGCGGTACACGAGAACGGTGTCTGGGTACTCACTGCTCGCGATGGCGGTGCCGCAGGTCTGGCACCACACGGAGTGTCACCCGTCCCTCTGGACTGA
- a CDS encoding adenylate kinase yields the protein MTRVRLILLGPPGAGKGTQAARLAERLDVPAISTGDIFRQNVSDGTELGQLAQKYMDAGEYVPDEVTNHMVAARLAQPDAADGFLLDGYPRTAAQVDELDSILAAQGRELSHVVELTADTDEVVQRLLARAQDQGRADDTESVIRRRLEVYAEQTAPLVDVYSQRGLLVQVDGMGAVDEVTERLSTALA from the coding sequence ATGACGCGCGTACGGCTGATCCTCCTCGGTCCTCCCGGAGCAGGTAAGGGGACCCAGGCCGCGAGGTTGGCCGAGCGGCTCGACGTGCCGGCCATCTCCACCGGCGATATCTTCCGACAGAACGTCTCGGACGGGACGGAGCTGGGTCAGCTCGCCCAGAAGTACATGGATGCGGGAGAGTACGTGCCCGACGAGGTCACCAATCACATGGTGGCGGCACGGCTCGCCCAGCCTGATGCGGCGGACGGGTTCTTGCTGGATGGGTACCCGCGCACCGCTGCACAGGTGGATGAGCTCGACTCGATCCTGGCAGCCCAGGGCCGGGAGCTGAGCCATGTGGTCGAACTGACTGCTGATACCGACGAAGTCGTGCAGCGTCTGCTCGCACGCGCGCAGGATCAAGGGCGTGCAGATGACACCGAATCGGTGATCCGACGCCGCCTGGAGGTGTACGCCGAGCAGACGGCGCCGCTGGTGGACGTCTATTCCCAGCGTGGCCTGCTGGTTCAGGTCGACGGCATGGGCGCCGTCGACGAGGTCACCGAGCGCCTGAGCACCGCGCTCGCGTAG
- the secY gene encoding preprotein translocase subunit SecY, with product MLSAFVRAFRTPDLRRKLLFTLGIMAIFRFGSFVPTPGVDYVNVRTCLEPGTDNSMLGLVNLFSGGALLQLSVFALGVMPYITASIITQLLRVVIPRFDDLHKEGQSGTAVLTQYTRYLTIGLAILQATTIITVARSGNLYENCGLDILVDDSVLTILLMILTMTAGTGLVMWMGELITEKGVGNGMSLLIFTSIASSFPSAFRQIQLADNGVVKLAIFVAISLLVIGLIVFVEQSQRRIPVQYAKRMVGRRMYGGSSTYIPIKINMSGVIPVIFASSLMALPVLAAQFVDDQTTPWVQWVSLNLADPGQNVYIAVYVVLIIFFAHFYTSITFNPDEVADNMKRYGGFIPGIRAGRPTAEYLQYVITRITTAGSIYLAIVALIPTIAFKLMGISTTIPFGGTSLLILVSVGLETVKQIDSQLQQRHYEGFLR from the coding sequence TTGCTCAGCGCATTCGTCCGCGCGTTCCGCACGCCGGATCTGCGGCGGAAGCTGCTCTTCACGCTCGGGATCATGGCCATCTTCCGGTTCGGCTCGTTCGTTCCGACTCCGGGCGTCGACTATGTGAACGTACGGACGTGCCTTGAGCCGGGCACGGACAACAGCATGCTCGGCCTGGTGAACCTGTTCAGCGGCGGGGCACTGCTGCAACTGTCGGTGTTCGCCCTCGGTGTGATGCCCTACATCACGGCGAGCATCATCACGCAGTTGCTGCGAGTGGTCATCCCACGCTTCGATGACCTGCACAAGGAGGGCCAGTCCGGGACTGCCGTCCTGACGCAGTACACCCGGTACCTGACCATCGGCCTCGCGATCCTGCAGGCAACCACCATCATCACCGTGGCTCGCAGCGGCAACCTGTATGAGAACTGCGGCCTGGATATCCTCGTCGACGACTCCGTGTTGACGATCCTGCTGATGATCCTCACCATGACCGCTGGTACCGGACTGGTCATGTGGATGGGTGAGCTGATCACCGAGAAGGGGGTCGGCAACGGGATGTCGCTGCTGATCTTCACCTCGATCGCCTCGAGCTTCCCCTCGGCGTTCCGGCAGATCCAGCTTGCCGACAACGGTGTGGTCAAGCTTGCGATCTTCGTGGCGATCTCGCTGCTGGTGATCGGGCTGATCGTGTTCGTGGAACAGTCCCAGCGCCGGATCCCGGTGCAATACGCCAAGCGCATGGTCGGCCGGCGGATGTACGGCGGTTCGAGCACGTACATCCCGATCAAGATCAATATGTCCGGTGTGATCCCGGTGATCTTCGCGTCCTCGTTGATGGCGCTGCCAGTGCTGGCAGCGCAGTTCGTGGACGATCAGACCACGCCGTGGGTGCAGTGGGTGAGCCTGAACCTGGCTGACCCGGGGCAGAACGTCTACATCGCTGTCTATGTGGTACTGATCATCTTCTTCGCGCACTTCTACACCTCGATCACGTTCAACCCGGACGAGGTCGCGGACAATATGAAGCGGTACGGTGGCTTCATCCCAGGCATCCGCGCAGGTCGTCCCACTGCTGAATACCTCCAGTACGTGATCACGCGAATCACCACGGCCGGCTCGATCTATCTAGCCATCGTGGCCCTGATCCCGACCATCGCATTCAAGCTGATGGGGATCAGCACCACGATTCCGTTCGGCGGGACCTCGTTGCTCATCCTCGTGAGCGTGGGCCTGGAAACCGTCAAGCAGATCGACTCGCAGCTGCAGCAAAGGCACTACGAAGGGTTCCTGAGATGA
- the rplO gene encoding 50S ribosomal protein L15 — protein sequence MAEKKSQGAAEGTADSTNVAPLKVHHLRPAPGAHTSKTRVGRGEASKGKTAGRGTKGTKARYQVPARFEGGQTPLHMRLPKLRGFKNPFRTEYQVVNLTKLADLYPKGGAVTVADLVAKGAVRDGRPVKLLGTGDVSVKLDVTVDAVSASAKEKIVAAGGSVEQA from the coding sequence ATGGCCGAGAAGAAGAGTCAGGGAGCGGCCGAAGGTACGGCCGACTCCACCAATGTTGCTCCGTTGAAGGTGCATCACCTGCGTCCGGCTCCTGGGGCCCACACCTCGAAGACCCGCGTGGGTCGCGGTGAGGCGTCCAAGGGTAAGACGGCCGGTCGAGGCACGAAGGGCACGAAGGCGCGCTACCAGGTGCCGGCGAGGTTCGAGGGCGGTCAGACGCCGTTGCACATGCGCCTGCCGAAGCTGCGCGGGTTCAAGAACCCGTTCCGCACCGAGTACCAAGTGGTGAACCTGACCAAGCTCGCGGACCTCTACCCCAAGGGTGGCGCCGTGACGGTCGCGGATCTGGTCGCCAAGGGCGCCGTCCGCGATGGGCGGCCGGTCAAGCTCCTCGGGACCGGTGACGTGAGCGTCAAGCTCGACGTGACCGTGGACGCCGTCTCGGCGTCCGCCAAGGAGAAGATCGTCGCTGCCGGTGGCAGCGTCGAGCAGGCCTGA